A region of Ornithorhynchus anatinus isolate Pmale09 chromosome 5, mOrnAna1.pri.v4, whole genome shotgun sequence DNA encodes the following proteins:
- the KCNK6 gene encoding potassium channel subfamily K member 6 produces MRQGALLVLALLAYAAYLALGALVVSAIERPHEGRLRAELRVLKGELLGGSPCLAEPALERFLERVLAAGRHGVSALHNASAPSSWDFASALFFSSTLVTTVGYGYTTPLSDGGKAFSIFFALVGVPFTMLVFTATAQRLSALCTAAPLTRLRLRLGWDRRQLARCHLVLLLLAVLTLFFLVPAAVFAHLEEAWTFLDAFYFCFISLTTIGLGDYVPGEQFGQKNRALYKVLVTAYLLLGLVAMVLVLQTFHKVADLHGLTELVLPPAAAEEEEEDDRAGILAAGPPNSAFPPVHANYSSMAR; encoded by the exons ATGCGCCAGGGCGCGTTGCTGGTCCTGGCGCTCCTGGCCTACGCGGCCTACCTGGCGCTGGGCGCCCTGGTGGTCTCGGCCATCGAGCGGCCGCACGAGGGGCGTCTGCGGGCCGAGCTGCGGGTCCTGAAGGGTGAACTTTTGGGCGGCAGCCCCTGCCTGGCCGAGCCGGCCCTGGAGCGCTTCCTGGAGCGGGTGCTGGCCGCCGGCCGGCACGGGGTGTCGGCCCTCCACAACGCTAGCGCCCCGTCCAGCTGGGACTTCGCCTCGGCCCTCTTCTTCTCCAGCACGCTGGTCACCACCGTGG GGTACGGCTACACCACCCCCCTCTCGGATGGGGGCAAAGCCTTCTCCATCTTCTTCGCCCTGGTCGGGGTGCCCTTCACCATGCTGGTGTTCACCGCCACGGCTCAGCGGCTGTCGGCCCTCTGCACCGCGGCGCCCCTCACCCGCCTGCGCCTCCGCCTGGGCTGGGACCGGCGCCAGCTCGCCCGCTGCCacctggtgctgctgctgctggccgtgCTGACCCTCTTCTTCCTGGTGCCCGCCGCCGTCTTCGCTCACCTGGAGGAGGCCTGGACCTTCCTGGATGCCTTCTACTTCTGCTTcatctccctgaccaccatcggGCTGGGGGACTACGTCCCGGGGGAGCAGTTCGGGCAGAAGAACCGGGCGCTGTACAAGGTTCTGGTGACCG CCTACCTGCTGCTGGGCCTCGTGGCCATGGTGCTTGTGCTCCAGACCTTTCACAAGGTGGCCGACCTCCACGGCCTTACCGAGCTGGTGCTGCCGCCTGCCGCCgccgaggaagaagaggaagacgaTCGCGCGGGCATCCTGGCTGCCGGTCCACCCAACTCTGCCTTCCCACCCGTCCATGCCAACTACTCCAGCATGGCCCGGTAG